Proteins found in one Exiguobacterium sp. 9-2 genomic segment:
- the ung gene encoding uracil-DNA glycosylase, with the protein MHPSWQTVLKEEKEKPYFQELWAFLKEAYQTTTVYPPKERIFHAFDAVAPEDVRCVILGQDPYHGPRQANGLSFSVHDGVPIPPSLRNMYKELVADIGCPAPTSGNLEAWSRQGVFLLNTSLTVEEGKAGSHAKKGWASFTDRVIEVLGTQTQPIVFILWGNHAKSKKVLIDTNRHLVLEAVHPSPLSASRGFFGSKPYSQTNAWLKEQGREPIDWCLS; encoded by the coding sequence GTGCATCCATCTTGGCAAACGGTGTTAAAAGAAGAAAAGGAAAAACCTTATTTTCAGGAATTGTGGGCTTTTTTGAAGGAAGCCTATCAAACGACGACCGTCTATCCTCCGAAAGAGCGGATCTTTCATGCGTTTGATGCGGTCGCACCGGAAGACGTCCGGTGCGTCATTTTAGGACAAGATCCCTACCATGGTCCACGACAAGCGAACGGACTCAGCTTTTCTGTCCATGACGGAGTTCCGATCCCGCCGTCCCTTCGAAACATGTATAAGGAACTCGTCGCGGATATCGGTTGTCCGGCTCCGACATCCGGAAATCTCGAAGCTTGGTCACGACAAGGTGTCTTTTTACTGAATACGTCGCTCACGGTTGAAGAAGGAAAAGCGGGATCGCATGCTAAAAAAGGCTGGGCATCATTCACGGATCGGGTCATTGAAGTCCTAGGAACACAGACACAACCGATCGTGTTCATCCTATGGGGAAATCATGCGAAGAGTAAAAAGGTGCTGATTGATACGAATCGTCATCTTGTTCTCGAGGCCGTTCATCCAAGTCCCTTATCAGCGAGCCGAGGATTTTTCGGTAGCAAACCTTATTCGCAAACGAATGCTTGGCTGAAAGAGCAGGGAAGAGAGCCAATTGACTGGTGTTTATCGTAA
- a CDS encoding WecB/TagA/CpsF family glycosyltransferase: MIQTKQLFGLPFVDATPSQWYTHIKTILHDRGKAFLVTANPELVLRALREPSYEAILRQATFITPDGIGVTAASKRMGAPLTATLPGIETARELLRTADALKKRVFLLGGRPEVMKSLIHQLSIRFPNIRFVGTFHGFGKTEEATQAIAEAQADLILVALGAPKQEEWIASVYDQVDHGIFIGVGGAFDVWSGHSKRAPKLFRRLKLEWLYRISTHPRGFEKLKDLLLFLTLVLRKKSTLS, encoded by the coding sequence ATGATTCAGACAAAACAATTATTTGGACTACCATTCGTCGATGCGACACCTTCGCAATGGTATACCCATATTAAAACAATCTTACACGACCGCGGAAAAGCCTTTCTTGTCACGGCGAATCCTGAGCTCGTGTTGCGTGCATTGCGCGAACCTTCTTACGAAGCCATTTTACGGCAGGCGACGTTTATCACACCAGATGGAATTGGTGTGACCGCTGCCAGTAAACGAATGGGAGCGCCCCTCACTGCGACATTGCCAGGGATCGAGACGGCACGTGAACTATTGCGGACGGCAGATGCACTGAAGAAGCGTGTATTTTTGCTTGGTGGACGCCCGGAAGTTATGAAATCGTTGATCCATCAGTTATCGATTCGTTTTCCGAACATCCGCTTCGTCGGAACGTTTCACGGTTTTGGAAAGACAGAGGAAGCAACGCAAGCGATCGCAGAAGCACAAGCTGATCTTATCCTCGTCGCACTCGGTGCGCCAAAACAGGAGGAATGGATCGCTTCTGTTTATGATCAAGTCGATCACGGCATCTTCATCGGTGTCGGTGGTGCATTCGATGTCTGGTCCGGACATAGTAAGCGTGCTCCAAAATTATTCCGTCGCCTCAAGCTAGAGTGGCTCTATCGTATCTCGACGCATCCCCGCGGCTTTGAGAAATTAAAAGATTTGTTGCTCTTCCTGACGCTTGTGCTTCGCAAAAAATCAACGCTCTCTTAA
- a CDS encoding NAD(P)H-dependent oxidoreductase, producing the protein MTKLLYVTVNPKATEHSFSLQVGEAFLESYKAANPSAEVEVLDLYNETVQEIDTDVLSAWGKFATGEELTEVEIAKVGTMTKHLEQYMEADEYVFVTPMWNFSFPARLKMYIDSVLLAGKTFAYTAEGPKGLMEGKKALHIQATGGVYTGSGLNFGDDYLRQALAFTGVTDYDALFIEGMAMNPEKAEEIKEAAIAKAKELGRSFSTVNA; encoded by the coding sequence ATGACTAAATTACTTTATGTAACTGTTAACCCAAAAGCTACAGAACACTCTTTCAGCCTTCAAGTCGGTGAAGCATTCCTCGAAAGCTATAAAGCAGCGAATCCTTCAGCTGAAGTAGAAGTTCTTGACCTATATAACGAAACAGTCCAAGAAATCGACACAGACGTGTTAAGCGCATGGGGCAAATTCGCAACAGGCGAAGAATTAACAGAAGTGGAGATCGCAAAAGTTGGTACGATGACAAAACATCTCGAACAATACATGGAAGCAGATGAGTATGTCTTCGTCACACCAATGTGGAACTTCTCTTTCCCAGCACGTCTCAAAATGTACATCGACAGCGTACTTCTTGCAGGTAAAACATTCGCTTACACTGCAGAAGGTCCTAAAGGTTTGATGGAAGGCAAAAAAGCACTCCACATCCAAGCGACAGGTGGCGTGTACACAGGATCTGGTCTTAACTTCGGTGATGACTACCTCCGTCAAGCACTTGCTTTCACTGGTGTAACAGACTACGATGCCCTCTTCATCGAAGGTATGGCGATGAACCCAGAAAAAGCAGAAGAAATCAAAGAAGCAGCAATCGCAAAAGCGAAAGAACTCGGTCGTTCATTCTCGACTGTCAACGCATAA
- a CDS encoding MarR family winged helix-turn-helix transcriptional regulator, with product MESTDSKLALKMLVVLSRTMHAVTEQVKADIKTHQLNLSEFGVLELLYHKGDTPLQQIGDKILLTSGSVTYVVDKLEKRGLIARKSCATDRRVTFGTLTEAGRELMEETFPKHEAFLADLFKDLSVSEKEQLIDQLKRIGLRAEHYTPLENA from the coding sequence ATGGAATCGACAGACTCGAAGCTGGCATTAAAAATGCTCGTTGTTCTATCTCGGACGATGCATGCGGTGACGGAGCAAGTAAAGGCAGACATCAAAACACATCAGTTGAATTTATCGGAATTCGGAGTCCTGGAATTGCTTTACCACAAAGGGGATACGCCTTTACAACAGATCGGTGATAAAATTCTGTTAACGAGCGGCAGTGTGACGTATGTCGTCGATAAACTCGAAAAGCGTGGATTGATTGCGCGAAAATCATGTGCGACGGATCGTCGTGTCACGTTTGGAACATTAACGGAAGCTGGACGCGAACTGATGGAAGAGACATTCCCGAAGCATGAAGCCTTTTTAGCAGACTTGTTCAAGGATTTGTCAGTGTCGGAAAAGGAACAGTTGATTGATCAATTGAAACGAATCGGTTTACGAGCCGAACATTATACGCCGCTCGAAAATGCATAA
- a CDS encoding LacI family DNA-binding transcriptional regulator, with protein sequence MTNIRDLAREANVSVTTVSRVLNDHPYVANEKRQAVREAIVKLGYIRNQTAVHLSTGMTKTVGVMLPFVDHPYHAAILQGIAQAAFDASYRFLTWQTNYLETREQLALDALAQQEIDALIVVSHSLPLSAILPYERYGPIVFCEHHEDVAAVYIDHYTAFQQGLAHLRQQGHTSIGICLGRPDSTNSLARKHAYQEVVSDAFVYELTLTIEDGANVARRWMQQKQRPSAILTASDHVAAGLILELRKQGYQVPGDLSVIGFDGSELAEVLSMTTIAIPYATIGRHAFQLTVRNDINIRPQIEVPSTFIAGTTVLPYT encoded by the coding sequence ATGACGAACATCCGAGACTTGGCACGTGAAGCAAACGTGTCCGTCACGACAGTCTCACGTGTACTAAATGATCACCCATACGTGGCGAACGAGAAGCGACAAGCTGTCCGAGAAGCGATAGTAAAACTTGGCTATATCCGTAATCAAACCGCTGTCCATCTTTCGACGGGCATGACGAAGACGGTCGGTGTCATGCTCCCATTCGTTGATCATCCATATCACGCCGCCATTCTCCAAGGCATCGCACAAGCGGCTTTTGACGCCAGTTATCGTTTCTTGACGTGGCAAACGAATTATTTGGAAACGCGTGAGCAACTCGCTCTTGATGCGCTAGCGCAACAGGAGATCGACGCACTCATCGTCGTGTCGCACAGCCTTCCGTTATCAGCGATTTTACCGTACGAACGCTATGGACCGATTGTCTTTTGTGAACACCACGAAGACGTCGCTGCTGTCTATATCGATCACTATACGGCCTTTCAACAGGGACTTGCACATCTACGACAACAAGGACATACAAGCATTGGTATTTGTCTCGGGCGCCCCGACAGTACGAATAGTTTGGCGCGTAAACATGCGTATCAAGAAGTTGTCAGTGACGCGTTCGTCTACGAACTGACATTGACGATCGAAGATGGTGCGAACGTCGCAAGGCGCTGGATGCAACAAAAACAACGACCGAGCGCCATCTTGACTGCCAGTGATCACGTTGCCGCGGGACTGATCTTGGAACTACGAAAACAAGGCTATCAGGTCCCGGGAGATCTCTCTGTCATTGGCTTTGATGGAAGTGAACTCGCTGAAGTCTTATCGATGACGACGATCGCGATTCCATATGCTACGATCGGACGACATGCTTTTCAGCTAACAGTTCGAAACGATATAAATATTCGTCCGCAAATCGAAGTACCGTCAACGTTCATTGCTGGAACGACCGTTCTTCCTTATACCTGA
- a CDS encoding C40 family peptidase, producing the protein MKTVTRVLLTLTLLISSWTLVPSSTQAATSKKVTISVDVLNIRAKATASSKRVGQLKLGQSVAVSGKVKDWYQIRHQGKTAYIASMYTKAYNAKATKGLSKTGSTIVSVAEGLKGRPYVFGATGPVSFDCSGFTRYVYQALGKSLPRTAAAQYSSTKRTAPGAGDLVFFTHGSGIQHVGIAVDGSTMINANSYYGRVVKESFRGGYWGSRYVAAGAL; encoded by the coding sequence ATGAAAACTGTCACTCGCGTTTTGCTAACCTTAACGTTACTAATCAGTAGCTGGACACTCGTTCCGTCATCAACACAAGCCGCAACGAGTAAGAAAGTCACGATCTCCGTGGATGTGTTAAATATCCGAGCGAAAGCGACAGCATCGAGTAAGCGAGTCGGTCAATTGAAACTTGGACAGTCTGTGGCAGTGAGCGGAAAAGTGAAAGATTGGTACCAAATTCGTCATCAAGGAAAAACAGCGTATATCGCTTCGATGTATACGAAAGCATACAATGCAAAAGCAACAAAAGGATTGAGCAAAACAGGATCAACAATCGTATCGGTAGCGGAAGGTCTTAAAGGACGCCCTTATGTTTTTGGCGCGACGGGTCCAGTTAGCTTTGATTGCTCTGGATTTACACGTTACGTCTATCAAGCACTAGGAAAATCACTTCCGCGCACAGCAGCTGCTCAGTATTCATCGACGAAACGTACAGCTCCTGGTGCCGGGGATCTCGTCTTCTTTACACACGGTAGTGGCATTCAGCACGTTGGGATCGCTGTCGATGGGAGTACGATGATCAATGCGAACTCGTATTATGGAAGAGTTGTCAAAGAATCGTTCCGTGGCGGCTACTGGGGATCACGGTATGTAGCAGCAGGGGCACTTTAA